Proteins encoded together in one Pecten maximus unplaced genomic scaffold, xPecMax1.1, whole genome shotgun sequence window:
- the LOC117320397 gene encoding uncharacterized protein LOC117320397, giving the protein MDSRRNPDNNKRVRSFSSTSTPSPVARSSKKSKPHSDSLYITNYSSTMADTDTGFASPHHSQTGQNPGISNQLLSQTMVQSPQMVPMVQSPQMVPMMNYQQPSGSTLTNNDIKRIAIAVREILLPDIGNIVDKHIAPLFNRVSSLEAENAELRLKLDDLEQYGRRTLVRFSGFPENEREDTTSTVLDAATSCGVDLSVDDIERSHRVGKAGRGKPRQIIMRLKSVDSKFKLLKSSRNFRNESSFKGISVNEDLTRYRDELAFLARRLVRTKSILQTWTTNGKILVKDKSSRLHTIRTEHDLVPFGHVIDMPNDHPM; this is encoded by the coding sequence ATGGATAGTAGACGGAACCCAGACAATAATAAAAGAGTACGCTCGTTCAGTTCAACATCCACTCCATCTCCAGTAGCGAGATCTTCAAAAAAGAGCAAACCCCATTCTGACTCTCTGTATATCACTAACTACTCATCTACTATGGCCGATACTGATACTGGTTTCGCTAGTCCTCATCACTCTCAGACTGGCCAAAATCCAGGGATCTCAAATCAGCTCCTGTCCCAGACAATGGTCCAATCTCCACAGATGGTGCCAATGGTTCAATCTCCGCAGATGGTGCCAATGATGAATTACCAACAGCCCTCTGGGTCCACTCTAACAAATAACGATATCAAGCGCATTGCGATTGCTGTTCGTGAAATCCTTTTACCAGATATCGGTAACATTGTTGACAAGCATATTGCTCCTCTATTTAATCGTGTTTCTTCCCTGGAAGCTGAAAACGCCGAGTTACGTCTAAAACTAGATGATTTGGAACAATATGGCCGGAGAACACTAGTTCGATTTTCAGGTTTTCCTGAAAACGAGCGGGAAGACACCACCTCTACCGTTCTTGATGCTGCTACCTCCTGTGGTGTTGATTTGAGCGTAGATGATATTGAGCGTTCACACAGAGTTGGAAAAGCTGGCCGAGGTAAGCCTCGGCAGATCATTATGAGGCTGAAGTCTGTTGACAGCAAATTCAAACTGTTAAAATCCAGCCGAAACTTTCGTAACGAATCATCATTCAAAGGTATATCGGTTAATGAAGATCTCACTAGATATCGCGACGAATTGGCCTTTCTGGCAAGGAGACTTGTCAGAACTAAATCTATTCTTCAGACATGGACAACAAATGGAAAGATTTTGGTAAAGGACAAGTCTTCCAGACTACACACTATACGAACTGAGCACGACTTGGTGCCATTTGGTCATGTCATTGACATGCCAAATGATCACCCTATGTAA